A window of Anabas testudineus chromosome 7, fAnaTes1.2, whole genome shotgun sequence genomic DNA:
CCAGGGCCAAGGTGGTGGAGGACTGGGCTCGGGATGGAGGGGTACTGTTGATGGGCTACGAGATGTACCGTCTCCTGTCACTGAAGAAGAGCTTTGTGGcgggaaggaagaagaaaaataagaaaacaggaCCCGTCGTCATCGACCTGGATGAAGAGGACAGGCAGCAGGAGCTGCTCAAAGGTGGGAGAAATATACGGAAGAGAGGGGGATAAAGAAAGTGGGTGGAGTAAAAGGGAAGTGGGGctggaacaaagaaaacaaatataacatcTAAAATATATTATTGAACGAAATTTGACCTATTGTCTTCCTTCAGGTATTGAGAGAGCCTTAGCTCGACCTGGTCCAGATGTGGTGATCTGTGATGAAGGTCATCGCATCAAGAACTGTCACGCTAGCACGTCCCAGGCTCTGAAGAACATCCGAACCCGACGCCGCGTGGTCCTGACCGGCTACCCACTCCAGAACAACCTGATTGAGTACTGGTGCATGGTGGACTTTGTCCGTCCTGACTTCTTAGGTATGAAACCGGATTCGTTTTATTTctaaggatgtttttttttttttttttttttggcgcAGCTTTTTATTGAAGATCAAAAGACTAAATCCAGTTTTTCCCATTATGAACATATTGTAGGTACACGGCAGGAGTTCAGTAACATGTTTGAGCGTCCCATCCTGAATGGGCAGTGTGTGGACAGCACTCCTCAGGACATCCAGCTGATGAGGTACAGGAGCCACGTCCTGCACAGCCTGCTGGAGGGCTTCGTACAAAGGTGAGGCGGCTTCCTTTATGAATGAATCATTCTCTAAAACAAAACCTGACCTCCATTTACACTTCATAAATATTGACTGTTTTTATTCCAGACGAGGTCACGATGTCCTGAGGGACCAGCTGCCCTCCAAGGAGGAGCATGTGATCCTGGTGCGCCTGTCTCCGCTGCAGAGGGCGCTCTACACAGAGTTCATGAACCGCTTCAGAGAGGCAGGAAACACCGGCTGGCTCAGCCTCAACCCACTGAAGGCTTTCTGCGTCTGCTGCAAGGTCAGGACGAAGGCACATATGAGAACTTAAATAAAGGGTTTAAAGGGGATGGGTTGtagatacatttttttacaatCAGCATCATAAATATAGTTAGCAGagcttttatttaacatttgaacAGTTAATCAAGGTCGTTTAGAGCTTTCCTTGTTAAGCTTTTGCCAACATGAATATTAACCCTGTTTATTCATTCTACTTGGCAAATCCACTGATCGTCTCCTCTCTGTTCCTCAGATTTGGAACCATCCAGATGTCCTCTACGAGGCCTTACAGAAGGAAAATCTGGCAAGTGACCAGGACTTGGATCTTGATGACATCACCTCCACTGGACCTGCTCGATGTCCAACTGCACCCAGTCAAAAGCCCAAACCCCTGGAGAATCCTAACCCCATAGGTGGACTGAGTCTCAACCAGCTGCAGGAGAAAGCCAATCAGGTCATCACGTACGAATGGGTAAGTTTGAAAGGATTGAATCATGAATTTAAAGGGgatgtttaataataaactgaatttaaaccatttcttttttcacatgtAGGCGAAGGACATCATGTTTGACTACAAACCTGGCATCTTGGAGAACTCAGCGAAGATGGTTTTACTTTTCCACTTGATAGAAGAGAGCGTGAGACAGGGAGACAAGCTCCTTGTCTTCAGGTAGAatatttttctgatttattaatatatcctttgttgcagcttttttttttatgttcttttgtACTTTCCAGTAGTTTTACATTAGTAAAACCTTTCCCATATGTGCTCTAATGTCCGATTTTGCTTCTGTCTTCCTCCTGCAGTCAGAGTTTGTCCACGCTGACAGTGATTGAGGAATTCTTGGCCAAGAGAACGGTGCCTGCTTCACCCAACACATCAGGCCGAGAGGGAACCAACCAGAACTGGGTTCGCAACATCAATTACTACAGTAAGTGGGTATTATTCATGTCTAAAGAACTAGATAGGTTAACAGGTTTTGTTAAGCACACAATCAAGTGCGTAGTTCTGTGCAAGATGGTTTAATCGAGAAGGAAGAACTCTTTTTCTGACTGCAGTTGTTTGGTTTTACGCTCTCTCATTGACTTATATTGAgagctgccacctgctggtgttTCTTGGGAACACTCTCCCTCTGTTAATGATTCTACGCACACAAAGATGAATTGAACTTCACTATAATTTGTGTTTAGgcaatttgaaaatatttaagtTATTATTGTGAAAATATCAGCAGTAGTCATTACTTGAGTTCATGTCAGCGTTTATCTCTATCTACGTGAAAATAAATTAGGTTAAACTATGTTTTAAAGCTGTCTTTTTGGAAGTTGTCTTCTACACATTTGTTGGATTATTTTACCAATAGATTACACAGTGTGAAGTGGAGAATCACAAGACACAAGGTGAAGTTGTGCACTGTAATGAAGTCACCTGAATAGTGTCCAGTTTGTTTTAGTGATACATAAATATCCCAGCAGGTAAATCATTGAATgagaaataaaactataaagcACACAGTAAGATAAAGCTGTATTTGAACTGAGGCTACCTTTTAATTCAGCTTGGTTGTGTGATGTCTTGAAGGACTGGATGGAAGTACAACagcttcagagagagagagactgataAACCAATTCAATGATCCATCCAACACGTCAGCGTGGGTCTTCCTGCTGTCAACCAGGTAACACTTCAACTCAAcagcaaattaatttaattaatttaacaaacttGGAATACAGAGACATTAACAAACATTAATTGATCATACAGGGCTGGATGCTTGGGTGTGAACCTGATTGGAGCGAACCGTGTGGTCGTGTTTGACGCCTCCTGGAACCCGTGCCACGATGCCCAAGCTGTGTGCCGCGTCTACCGCTACGGTCAGAGGAAGCCATGTCACATCTACAGACTAGTGTGTGACTTCACGCTGGAAAAGAAGATTTATGACCGCCAGATCTCCAAACAGGGCATGTCAGGTGAGTTGGTGGGAGATTACTACCAATTATTACTATGGACCGTCGTACAGTAAAGTATCACCATCTTCAGTCCATATAAATTCTACTGCCTTCAGCTGACCATTCTGTCAAACATCTGTTATTAATAAGACTTGTTGAAACCACTATCCAGACTGTTCCGTGTGAGCAgcagataataaataatcagCTTTATGTTGTGTAGAAACAACAGCTCCTCTGCCATGAGTCTCTTCTCTGACAGAGTAAACTATCACAGTTGTTGTTGTAACCTGGTGAGACAGACACATTGAGGTCACTTAAGAGAGTTGTAGGAATCAATTTCAATTTGCCTCTGCACCAGACAACccatgtctttctttcttcttcttcatcagaCCGGGTGGTGGATGACCTGAACCCTGTGCTAACTTTCACAAGGAGGGAGGTGGAGTCTCTTCTTCACTTTGTGGAGGAAGAGCCAGTGCCCTCCCAGGTGCAGCTGAAGCCCCAGGACAGCATGGAGAGCGTCCTTAGGAAGGCGCTGCACCTCTATCCTCACCTGATTACCAAGGTACATGAACAGAGGAGACTGAGGAAAacaatcagtgtgtttacatccaCTCAAGTAGAAGAAGTGAAGTGTCATGTAAACGGGAAACCTTTTTTCagcatgtgcataacaaaggctgcagacaggtCACTTCTCTGctactatcagctgagaagtGTGGCTGGATAAAAGGCCAAAGACCAATCAGATCGCTCTTTTGCTGCACGTACACTTgaatttccagtaaccaggtgtcttgagtgcatgtaaactctCCCTGTAGAAACAATGCACTGTTTTACAGCATTATTCACTGTGATCTTGTGAATCACTAGTTGTAATTTGTGCATATACAAAAATCTCATGTTAATTAACCAGAAAAATTCATTATTGGATGAAATCTGGGGGTGGTGAGAAACCAAGCAGTTGCAATTGACTTATAAGGTTCTGGGGTTTGAGAGGTGCTGATTCACCTCATAATTAAACCAGCTGGATTCTCAGTGGATTATTTCCACCTTAAATGCTGAAAAAACTGAGctcaaatttaaaatgactttatgaGGCAAAGAATCTCCCACTTGCTTCTTTCTTGCAGACAAGAGAGATTATTTAAATTCTAACTAATCACTTACAATCATTAAGAGCTTGACACTTGAAGTGACCTAAACATTCGATGGCCCCACATTACAGCAAGAAgacatctttttattttaaatcccCCCTTTCTCCATTCCAGCAACCATTCCCCCACGAGTCCCTGCTGATGGACCGCAGAGAGCTGAAGCTGAGCAACGCTGAGAAGAAAGCTGCTAGGAAAGGTTacgaagaagagaagagggccTCTGTGCCGTACACCCGCCCTTCCTATGCTCACTACTACCCCGCCAGTGATCAGAGTCTCACTAACATCCCCGCCTTCAGCCAGAGAAACTGGTCAGTGACAGTTTTGTTATGTGCAACCATATTATTCTGCTTTTAGAAGGTAAAGAGTGATAGGTAGATGTCACGCAAACAGACAAACGGTGCAGGATTGACTTAAATTCTAAAGTTTCAGGGACCTGTATCTCATGCAAAGTTGAAGTAATGCTTGACTTTCACAGTCCATAGAAGGTTGACACTCTAAAAAAAACTTCAGGAGCTCACATAGAAAAAGATACCTTTTGATTTCCATAAGGAACCGAACAGCACAAGTAACAAACTAACTAACTGTTCAGGCGTCCTCCCCCTCGTACTGAGGAGAAACCAGCGTCCGGTGTTCGGCCAGTCCAGTCAACCCCAGTTCCCATGGTGCCGCGCCAGACAACTTCTGGTTCTGCTTCAGGCAATGGTCCATCAGGGTCCAGCCTTGGAGGATTTCCTGTTAACTGCCTGCAAAAAGCCGGCGTGTTTGTCCAGAAGATTGTCACCACTACTGGTAAACAAACTGTGCATGCAATCCAACTCTCTACTTTGTCTGACCTGCTAAAGAATCTTTTCTCTCAGTGATTTTAATTAGAGAAAAGTCAATGTTTCTGTCTACTCACagtaaactcttttttttttttgtggttacTTTAAGACATAGTTATTCCAGGCACCAACAGTTCAACAGATGTTCAGGCCAGAATCACAGCTGGAGAAAGCATCCACATCATCAGGGGCACCAAAGGTAACCAGTCATATTTCACACACTATTACAAATGCCCTAGATtccatttagaaaaatatattaagGGTGTgattactaataataaaatattaagaatTGAAACATTTGCTTGTTCtaggtttttttatttctctaattATTTCTACTAGTCTCCTGTGAACTGATCATTTTCTTGATCTGTGTTTAGGGACTTACATCAGGACGTCTGATGGTCGAATTTTTGCCATCAGAGCAGCTAATAAGGCCAAAGCTGCAGAGGAGAGTACTACAGCGCCACCCAAAGGTAGGAAGAGTCATTTACTAGAACAACTGTAAACTAAATTCACAAAGCACTGGTTAGATAGGCTGTGAGGCAAAGATCTTTAGGAAATGAGAAATTATTATTGgcatttagttattttagtaAGTTTATGTGTAAGTCTTTCCTTAATGAATTTATTCCATCTTTCTTATTTACAGACTCAAAGGTCCCACCAGAAGATGTCCCAGTCAGTGGCActaatggttgtctgtctcctGACAAGAAGCAGCAGGTACCCTTCAAGACTGTGCCTCGCCCTCTTTCACCTGACAGCCCAGAGATCATTAACGAGTTGCAGCACTACACAGGTGGTGTAGGAGCTGGCCCCGCTGTAGCTCAAccagagaggacagaagagagcAATGTGAACAGCCAGCCCTCCCCCAGACTGGTACAAACCAATGGCAGCAGTGGAAGTGGTTTTTCCAGTGGAAATATGAGCCATCATGATGCACCTGTGACTAATGTTATCCAACCCAACATGGACGCCACTGCCGCCCAAGACCTGAGAACAGGTTCCAAGCGCAAAGCCTCCACCCCATCTTTGGATGAGCGGCCCAGCAAGCAGCCCTCTGGCAGCAAACACTCCTCTGCCCCAATGGCCTCACAAAGCTTCCCCTTCACTGGCGGCTATGGCCTCCCCCCTCTAG
This region includes:
- the LOC113166901 gene encoding helicase ARIP4-like isoform X1, which codes for MSDEEEELLNRRGREDTVFYISDEGEDNDGDDEDEGIPDQSHDAPFSTENETQGGDPAAWQCTPPPSTSPSGEMPAHPPPTQPASRPRSRPASQSPSPPSVLTGTKKRSSKPAHMRRNIRKLLREHQLEAVTKAAQQEELERRRRLEQQRKQDFPVPLLPEYTTGDVTKHVSSSAASTASLREAKSTRQEVICLDSSSTGISEDESKTNIPSCVTTEHRHKTDVIDLSSGEDDTILHVSSESTNEEEDSEPSGAHANDALNQPDAQGRVLVNLNHPATEEDIFLSPQLAQAVKPHQIGGIRFLYDNLVESVERFSSSSGFGCILAHSMGLGKTLQVISFIDVLFRNTQAHTVLAIVPVNTLQNWLSEFNTWVPPPEALPPDTDPALVTPRTFKVHILNDEHKNTATRAKVVEDWARDGGVLLMGYEMYRLLSLKKSFVAGRKKKNKKTGPVVIDLDEEDRQQELLKGIERALARPGPDVVICDEGHRIKNCHASTSQALKNIRTRRRVVLTGYPLQNNLIEYWCMVDFVRPDFLGTRQEFSNMFERPILNGQCVDSTPQDIQLMRYRSHVLHSLLEGFVQRRGHDVLRDQLPSKEEHVILVRLSPLQRALYTEFMNRFREAGNTGWLSLNPLKAFCVCCKIWNHPDVLYEALQKENLASDQDLDLDDITSTGPARCPTAPSQKPKPLENPNPIGGLSLNQLQEKANQVITYEWAKDIMFDYKPGILENSAKMVLLFHLIEESVRQGDKLLVFSQSLSTLTVIEEFLAKRTVPASPNTSGREGTNQNWVRNINYYRLDGSTTASERERLINQFNDPSNTSAWVFLLSTRAGCLGVNLIGANRVVVFDASWNPCHDAQAVCRVYRYGQRKPCHIYRLVCDFTLEKKIYDRQISKQGMSDRVVDDLNPVLTFTRREVESLLHFVEEEPVPSQVQLKPQDSMESVLRKALHLYPHLITKQPFPHESLLMDRRELKLSNAEKKAARKGYEEEKRASVPYTRPSYAHYYPASDQSLTNIPAFSQRNWRPPPRTEEKPASGVRPVQSTPVPMVPRQTTSGSASGNGPSGSSLGGFPVNCLQKAGVFVQKIVTTTDIVIPGTNSSTDVQARITAGESIHIIRGTKGTYIRTSDGRIFAIRAANKAKAAEESTTAPPKDSKVPPEDVPVSGTNGCLSPDKKQQVPFKTVPRPLSPDSPEIINELQHYTGGVGAGPAVAQPERTEESNVNSQPSPRLVQTNGSSGSGFSSGNMSHHDAPVTNVIQPNMDATAAQDLRTGSKRKASTPSLDERPSKQPSGSKHSSAPMASQSFPFTGGYGLPPLGLNPTMLGGSLGHPLFVGSGSPYFQPPHTQMGDPGYIYPDLFGLGRASTAPASSSSTSLATTSAIAVSSSSSSSSSSACVKAASSVPGALPPFMLSPSMAGMAGMLPPGFPLSYSQSLASLYTGSMLPGGLPGPAATPGPAGASFLSQYPPAAASSSCSSSPSSFSPSARSEGHRGPVLVNGGNVCSGSSSDDDDDDDVIEVRGQ
- the LOC113166901 gene encoding helicase ARIP4-like isoform X4 is translated as MDQSHDAPFSTENETQGGDPAAWQCTPPPSTSPSGEMPAHPPPTQPASRPRSRPASQSPSPPSVLTGTKKRSSKPAHMRRNIRKLLREHQLEAVTKAAQQEELERRRRLEQQRKQDFPVPLLPEYTTGDVTKHVSSSAASTASLREAKSTRQEVICLDSSSTGISEDESKTNIPSCVTTEHRHKTDVIDLSSGEDDTILHVSSESTNEEEDSEPSGAHANDALNQPDAQGRVLVNLNHPATEEDIFLSPQLAQAVKPHQIGGIRFLYDNLVESVERFSSSSGFGCILAHSMGLGKTLQVISFIDVLFRNTQAHTVLAIVPVNTLQNWLSEFNTWVPPPEALPPDTDPALVTPRTFKVHILNDEHKNTATRAKVVEDWARDGGVLLMGYEMYRLLSLKKSFVAGRKKKNKKTGPVVIDLDEEDRQQELLKGIERALARPGPDVVICDEGHRIKNCHASTSQALKNIRTRRRVVLTGYPLQNNLIEYWCMVDFVRPDFLGTRQEFSNMFERPILNGQCVDSTPQDIQLMRYRSHVLHSLLEGFVQRRGHDVLRDQLPSKEEHVILVRLSPLQRALYTEFMNRFREAGNTGWLSLNPLKAFCVCCKIWNHPDVLYEALQKENLASDQDLDLDDITSTGPARCPTAPSQKPKPLENPNPIGGLSLNQLQEKANQVITYEWAKDIMFDYKPGILENSAKMVLLFHLIEESVRQGDKLLVFSQSLSTLTVIEEFLAKRTVPASPNTSGREGTNQNWVRNINYYRLDGSTTASERERLINQFNDPSNTSAWVFLLSTRAGCLGVNLIGANRVVVFDASWNPCHDAQAVCRVYRYGQRKPCHIYRLVCDFTLEKKIYDRQISKQGMSDRVVDDLNPVLTFTRREVESLLHFVEEEPVPSQVQLKPQDSMESVLRKALHLYPHLITKQPFPHESLLMDRRELKLSNAEKKAARKGYEEEKRASVPYTRPSYAHYYPASDQSLTNIPAFSQRNWRPPPRTEEKPASGVRPVQSTPVPMVPRQTTSGSASGNGPSGSSLGGFPVNCLQKAGVFVQKIVTTTDIVIPGTNSSTDVQARITAGESIHIIRGTKGTYIRTSDGRIFAIRAANKAKAAEESTTAPPKDSKVPPEDVPVSGTNGCLSPDKKQQVPFKTVPRPLSPDSPEIINELQHYTGGVGAGPAVAQPERTEESNVNSQPSPRLVQTNGSSGSGFSSGNMSHHDAPVTNVIQPNMDATAAQDLRTGSKRKASTPSLDERPSKQPSGSKHSSAPMASQSFPFTGGYGLPPLGLNPTMLGGSLGHPLFVGSGSPYFQPPHTQMGDPGYIYPDLFGLGRASTAPASSSSTSLATTSAIAVSSSSSSSSSSACVKAASSVPGALPPFMLSPSMAGMAGMLPPGFPLSYSQSLASLYTGSMLPGGLPGPAATPGPAGASFLSQYPPAAASSSCSSSPSSFSPSARSEGHRGPVLVNGGNVCSGSSSDDDDDDDVIEVRGQ
- the LOC113166901 gene encoding helicase ARIP4-like isoform X3, producing MLLLDESETFTDQSHDAPFSTENETQGGDPAAWQCTPPPSTSPSGEMPAHPPPTQPASRPRSRPASQSPSPPSVLTGTKKRSSKPAHMRRNIRKLLREHQLEAVTKAAQQEELERRRRLEQQRKQDFPVPLLPEYTTGDVTKHVSSSAASTASLREAKSTRQEVICLDSSSTGISEDESKTNIPSCVTTEHRHKTDVIDLSSGEDDTILHVSSESTNEEEDSEPSGAHANDALNQPDAQGRVLVNLNHPATEEDIFLSPQLAQAVKPHQIGGIRFLYDNLVESVERFSSSSGFGCILAHSMGLGKTLQVISFIDVLFRNTQAHTVLAIVPVNTLQNWLSEFNTWVPPPEALPPDTDPALVTPRTFKVHILNDEHKNTATRAKVVEDWARDGGVLLMGYEMYRLLSLKKSFVAGRKKKNKKTGPVVIDLDEEDRQQELLKGIERALARPGPDVVICDEGHRIKNCHASTSQALKNIRTRRRVVLTGYPLQNNLIEYWCMVDFVRPDFLGTRQEFSNMFERPILNGQCVDSTPQDIQLMRYRSHVLHSLLEGFVQRRGHDVLRDQLPSKEEHVILVRLSPLQRALYTEFMNRFREAGNTGWLSLNPLKAFCVCCKIWNHPDVLYEALQKENLASDQDLDLDDITSTGPARCPTAPSQKPKPLENPNPIGGLSLNQLQEKANQVITYEWAKDIMFDYKPGILENSAKMVLLFHLIEESVRQGDKLLVFSQSLSTLTVIEEFLAKRTVPASPNTSGREGTNQNWVRNINYYRLDGSTTASERERLINQFNDPSNTSAWVFLLSTRAGCLGVNLIGANRVVVFDASWNPCHDAQAVCRVYRYGQRKPCHIYRLVCDFTLEKKIYDRQISKQGMSDRVVDDLNPVLTFTRREVESLLHFVEEEPVPSQVQLKPQDSMESVLRKALHLYPHLITKQPFPHESLLMDRRELKLSNAEKKAARKGYEEEKRASVPYTRPSYAHYYPASDQSLTNIPAFSQRNWRPPPRTEEKPASGVRPVQSTPVPMVPRQTTSGSASGNGPSGSSLGGFPVNCLQKAGVFVQKIVTTTDIVIPGTNSSTDVQARITAGESIHIIRGTKGTYIRTSDGRIFAIRAANKAKAAEESTTAPPKDSKVPPEDVPVSGTNGCLSPDKKQQVPFKTVPRPLSPDSPEIINELQHYTGGVGAGPAVAQPERTEESNVNSQPSPRLVQTNGSSGSGFSSGNMSHHDAPVTNVIQPNMDATAAQDLRTGSKRKASTPSLDERPSKQPSGSKHSSAPMASQSFPFTGGYGLPPLGLNPTMLGGSLGHPLFVGSGSPYFQPPHTQMGDPGYIYPDLFGLGRASTAPASSSSTSLATTSAIAVSSSSSSSSSSACVKAASSVPGALPPFMLSPSMAGMAGMLPPGFPLSYSQSLASLYTGSMLPGGLPGPAATPGPAGASFLSQYPPAAASSSCSSSPSSFSPSARSEGHRGPVLVNGGNVCSGSSSDDDDDDDVIEVRGQ
- the LOC113166901 gene encoding helicase ARIP4-like isoform X2; amino-acid sequence: MIFFPLSSPLQTDQSHDAPFSTENETQGGDPAAWQCTPPPSTSPSGEMPAHPPPTQPASRPRSRPASQSPSPPSVLTGTKKRSSKPAHMRRNIRKLLREHQLEAVTKAAQQEELERRRRLEQQRKQDFPVPLLPEYTTGDVTKHVSSSAASTASLREAKSTRQEVICLDSSSTGISEDESKTNIPSCVTTEHRHKTDVIDLSSGEDDTILHVSSESTNEEEDSEPSGAHANDALNQPDAQGRVLVNLNHPATEEDIFLSPQLAQAVKPHQIGGIRFLYDNLVESVERFSSSSGFGCILAHSMGLGKTLQVISFIDVLFRNTQAHTVLAIVPVNTLQNWLSEFNTWVPPPEALPPDTDPALVTPRTFKVHILNDEHKNTATRAKVVEDWARDGGVLLMGYEMYRLLSLKKSFVAGRKKKNKKTGPVVIDLDEEDRQQELLKGIERALARPGPDVVICDEGHRIKNCHASTSQALKNIRTRRRVVLTGYPLQNNLIEYWCMVDFVRPDFLGTRQEFSNMFERPILNGQCVDSTPQDIQLMRYRSHVLHSLLEGFVQRRGHDVLRDQLPSKEEHVILVRLSPLQRALYTEFMNRFREAGNTGWLSLNPLKAFCVCCKIWNHPDVLYEALQKENLASDQDLDLDDITSTGPARCPTAPSQKPKPLENPNPIGGLSLNQLQEKANQVITYEWAKDIMFDYKPGILENSAKMVLLFHLIEESVRQGDKLLVFSQSLSTLTVIEEFLAKRTVPASPNTSGREGTNQNWVRNINYYRLDGSTTASERERLINQFNDPSNTSAWVFLLSTRAGCLGVNLIGANRVVVFDASWNPCHDAQAVCRVYRYGQRKPCHIYRLVCDFTLEKKIYDRQISKQGMSDRVVDDLNPVLTFTRREVESLLHFVEEEPVPSQVQLKPQDSMESVLRKALHLYPHLITKQPFPHESLLMDRRELKLSNAEKKAARKGYEEEKRASVPYTRPSYAHYYPASDQSLTNIPAFSQRNWRPPPRTEEKPASGVRPVQSTPVPMVPRQTTSGSASGNGPSGSSLGGFPVNCLQKAGVFVQKIVTTTDIVIPGTNSSTDVQARITAGESIHIIRGTKGTYIRTSDGRIFAIRAANKAKAAEESTTAPPKDSKVPPEDVPVSGTNGCLSPDKKQQVPFKTVPRPLSPDSPEIINELQHYTGGVGAGPAVAQPERTEESNVNSQPSPRLVQTNGSSGSGFSSGNMSHHDAPVTNVIQPNMDATAAQDLRTGSKRKASTPSLDERPSKQPSGSKHSSAPMASQSFPFTGGYGLPPLGLNPTMLGGSLGHPLFVGSGSPYFQPPHTQMGDPGYIYPDLFGLGRASTAPASSSSTSLATTSAIAVSSSSSSSSSSACVKAASSVPGALPPFMLSPSMAGMAGMLPPGFPLSYSQSLASLYTGSMLPGGLPGPAATPGPAGASFLSQYPPAAASSSCSSSPSSFSPSARSEGHRGPVLVNGGNVCSGSSSDDDDDDDVIEVRGQ